One window from the genome of Anopheles merus strain MAF chromosome 3R, AmerM5.1, whole genome shotgun sequence encodes:
- the LOC121597016 gene encoding uncharacterized protein LOC121597016: MQEVEYFNDNATTNKTTTITTTGSAERMERKHPRKCSYDLLDRPAALPAQQTPQHRAAYNKCDENVNYTADPLLLTSSDEDSSGSPTGEMNNCIKFMEKPALIKRFALGFLRSTEESLPLMCHKSSPTSPQKKLNDILSEDIYTLDQIVSSKFGDSCKQSFAGSTRLLPAGGTAASGAATANSITTSTTTTTTVADGVEYEFKRNLIRQTNSASSSPKRFPTLTPPKHADSLNSVSLNGEDSEDLDRASWFQAGLPRELSLEVLTQQSPGAFLVRRSTTKHGCFALSLRVPPGSGPKVVHYLIMKTERGYKIKGFTKEFSSLRALITHHSVMPEMLPVPLSLPRPQNIPTKCKHTDDYDTFSALNEFSKLFSDLDICS; the protein is encoded by the exons ATGCAGGAAGTGGAATATTTTAACGACAACGCTACGACGAACAagaccaccaccatcaccaccaccggcagtgCGGAGAGAATGGAGCGAAAGCATCCTCGCAAGTGCAGCTACGACCTGCTGGACCGGCCGGCGGCGCTGCCCGCGCAGCAGACGCCCCAGCACCGCGCCGCGTATAACAAATGCGATGAAAATGTAAATTACACCGCGGATCCACTGCTGCTCACTTCATCCGACGAGGACAGCAGCGGGTCGCCGACGGGCGAGATGAATAATTGCATCAAGTTCATGGAGAAACCGGCACTG aTCAAACGCTTCGCTCTCGGGTTTCTGCGTAGCACCGAGGAAAGTTTGCCGCTGATGTGCCATAAATCATCGCCCACCTCGCCGCAGAAGAAGCTGAACGACATCCTGTCCGAGGACATCTACACGCTGGACCAGATCGTGTCGAGCAAGTTCGGCGACTCGTGCAAGCAATCGTTCGCCGGTTCGACACGCTTGCTACCCGCCGGCGGTACGGCGGCGTCCGGTGCAGCGACGGCTAACTCCATCACCACgtccacgacgacgacgacaacggtGGCCGATGGAGTGGAGTACGAGTTCAAGCGGAACCTGATCCGACAGACAAACAGTGCCAGCTCGAGCCCGAAGCGCTTCCCGACGCTCACGCCCCCCAAGCACGCAGACAGCCTGAACAGCGTGAGCCTGAACGGCGAGGACAGCGAGGACCTGGACCGGGCGTCCTGGTTTCAGGCCGGGCTGCCGCGTGAACTGTCGCTCGAGGTGCTGACCCAGCAGAGCCCCGGTGCGTTCCTGGTGCGGCGCAGCACTACCAAGCACGGCTGCTTCGCGTTGTCACTGCGCGTCCCGCCCGGATCGGGCCCGAAGGTGGTGCACTATTTAATTATGAAAACCGAGCGTGGATATAAAATTAAG GGCTTCACGAAGGAATTTTCCTCGCTGCGCGCACTGATAACGCACCATTCGGTGATGCCGGAGATGCTTCCGGTTCCGCTGTCACTGCCACGACCGCAAAACATCCCGACCAAGTGCAAACACACGGACGACTACGATACCTTCAGCGCGCTGAACGAGTTTTCCAAGCTGTTCTCCGACCTAGACATCTGTTCGTAG